A single genomic interval of Sphingopyxis sp. CCNWLW2 harbors:
- the gyrB gene encoding DNA topoisomerase (ATP-hydrolyzing) subunit B has translation MTDTPENTAPVAPANQPNTNAYGADSIKVLKGLDAVRKRPGMYIGDTDDGSGLHHMVFEVSDNAIDEALAGHCDLVLITLNSDGSVSVEDNGRGIPTGIHAEEGISAAEVIMTQLHAGGKFENTSDDNAYKVSGGLHGVGVSVVNALSEWLELTIWRDGEEHWMRFEHGDSVAPLKVNGPAPAGKKGTRVTFFASTDTFKNVTEFDFEKLEHRYRELAFLNSGVRIKLVDARHAEHLSHDLFYEGGIAAFVKYLDRNKNALLPDPIAISSERDGIGIDVALEWNDSYYENVLCFTNNIPQRDGGTHLAAFRAALTRTLNGYGDKSGILKKEKVSLTGEDMREGLTAIVSVKLPDPKFSSQTKDKLVSSEVRQPLESLMADRMTEWLEENPAYAKAVIQKVIDAAAAREAAKKARELTRRKGAMDIASLPGKLADCQERDPTKCELFLVEGDSAGGSAKQGRDRHVQAILPLKGKILNVERARFDRIISSKEVGTLIQALGTGIRDEFNLEKLRYHKIVIMTDADVDGAHIRTLLLTFFYRQMPEIIENGHLYIAQPPLYKVAKGRSEVYLKDDTALENYLVDGGIDALMLETTGGARSGADLRDLIEHGRRLRALMRYVPRGHNYELIEALALNGALDPEIDSAGRTAAGERAAEWLNAAERALTGGAEAKWTIVAVDGGYTLEKRWRGVSDHHAIDAAFLASQEARRLHKLASEQADTYAHPGRLVKGSSAAAMAADAAALAAADAAEDAAEASDSDLPAATAGKVTPITRPSELLEAIFAHSRKGLAISRYKGLGEMNAEQLWETTLDPSNRSLLRVEAEQADVAHEIFERLMGDEVEPRRDFIQTNALSVANLDV, from the coding sequence ATGACGGACACCCCAGAAAATACGGCGCCGGTCGCGCCCGCCAACCAGCCCAACACCAACGCCTATGGCGCCGATTCGATCAAGGTTCTGAAGGGCCTCGACGCGGTGCGCAAACGCCCGGGCATGTATATCGGCGACACCGACGACGGGTCGGGTCTGCACCACATGGTGTTCGAGGTTTCGGATAACGCGATCGACGAAGCGCTCGCGGGGCATTGCGACCTTGTCCTGATCACATTGAACAGCGACGGATCGGTCAGCGTCGAGGATAATGGCCGCGGCATTCCGACCGGAATCCACGCCGAGGAAGGCATTTCGGCGGCCGAGGTCATTATGACCCAGCTCCACGCCGGCGGGAAGTTCGAGAACACCAGCGACGACAATGCGTACAAGGTGTCGGGCGGCCTGCACGGCGTCGGCGTCTCGGTCGTCAACGCGCTCAGCGAATGGCTCGAACTCACGATCTGGCGCGACGGCGAAGAGCATTGGATGCGCTTCGAACATGGCGATTCGGTCGCGCCGCTCAAGGTCAACGGCCCCGCGCCCGCGGGCAAGAAGGGCACGCGCGTGACCTTCTTCGCGTCGACCGACACGTTCAAGAATGTCACCGAATTCGATTTCGAGAAGCTCGAGCATCGCTATCGCGAGCTCGCGTTCCTGAACTCGGGCGTGCGTATCAAGCTGGTCGACGCGCGCCATGCCGAACATTTGTCGCACGATCTGTTTTACGAGGGCGGGATCGCGGCGTTCGTCAAATATCTCGACCGCAACAAGAATGCGCTGCTGCCCGACCCGATCGCGATCAGCAGCGAGCGCGACGGCATCGGCATCGACGTCGCGCTCGAGTGGAACGACAGCTATTACGAAAATGTCCTCTGTTTCACGAACAACATCCCGCAGCGCGACGGCGGCACGCACCTCGCGGCGTTCCGCGCCGCGCTGACGCGTACGCTCAACGGCTATGGCGACAAGTCGGGCATCCTCAAGAAAGAGAAGGTCTCGCTGACCGGCGAGGATATGCGCGAGGGGCTGACCGCGATTGTGTCGGTCAAGCTGCCCGATCCGAAATTCTCGTCGCAGACCAAGGACAAGCTCGTTTCGTCCGAAGTCCGCCAGCCGCTCGAAAGCCTGATGGCCGACCGGATGACCGAATGGCTCGAGGAAAACCCCGCTTATGCCAAGGCGGTGATCCAGAAGGTCATCGACGCCGCGGCGGCGCGCGAGGCCGCGAAAAAGGCACGCGAATTGACGCGGCGCAAGGGCGCGATGGATATCGCCTCGCTCCCCGGCAAGCTCGCCGACTGCCAGGAACGCGATCCCACCAAATGCGAACTCTTCCTCGTCGAGGGTGACTCGGCAGGCGGATCGGCGAAGCAGGGCCGCGACCGGCATGTGCAGGCGATCCTGCCGCTGAAGGGCAAAATCTTGAACGTCGAGCGTGCGCGTTTCGACCGCATCATCTCGTCGAAGGAAGTCGGGACTTTGATCCAGGCGCTCGGGACGGGCATCCGCGACGAGTTCAACCTCGAGAAACTGCGCTATCACAAGATCGTGATTATGACCGACGCCGACGTCGACGGCGCGCATATCCGCACCTTGCTGCTCACCTTCTTCTATCGCCAGATGCCCGAGATCATCGAGAACGGTCATCTCTACATCGCCCAGCCGCCGCTCTACAAAGTCGCGAAGGGACGGAGCGAGGTCTATCTGAAAGACGATACCGCGCTCGAGAACTACCTCGTCGACGGCGGCATCGATGCATTGATGCTCGAGACCACCGGTGGCGCGCGTTCGGGCGCCGACCTCCGCGACCTGATCGAGCATGGCCGCCGTCTGCGCGCGCTGATGCGTTATGTCCCGCGCGGCCATAATTACGAGCTCATCGAAGCCCTGGCGCTGAACGGCGCGCTCGACCCGGAAATCGACAGCGCCGGGCGGACCGCAGCGGGCGAGCGCGCGGCCGAATGGCTCAACGCCGCCGAACGCGCGCTGACCGGGGGCGCCGAAGCGAAATGGACGATCGTCGCGGTTGACGGGGGCTATACGCTCGAAAAAAGGTGGCGCGGGGTCAGCGACCATCACGCGATCGACGCCGCCTTCCTCGCCAGCCAGGAAGCGCGCCGCCTGCACAAGCTCGCGAGCGAACAGGCCGACACCTATGCCCATCCCGGCCGTTTGGTGAAGGGCAGCAGCGCCGCGGCAATGGCCGCCGACGCCGCCGCGCTGGCCGCCGCCGACGCGGCTGAAGACGCCGCCGAAGCGAGCGACAGCGACCTGCCCGCAGCCACCGCCGGCAAGGTCACGCCGATCACGCGTCCGTCCGAACTGCTCGAGGCGATTTTCGCGCACAGCCGCAAGGGGCTCGCGATCAGCCGCTATAAGGGGCTGGGCGAGATGAATGCCGAACAGCTGTGGGAAACCACGCTCGACCCGTCGAACCGTTCGCTGCTCCGCGTCGAGGCCGAACAGGCCGATGTCGCGCACGAAATCTTCGAACGATTGATGGGCGACGAGGTCGAACCGCGGCGCGATTTCATTCAGACGAACGCGCTTTCGGTGGCGAATCTGGACGTCTAA